One segment of Megachile rotundata isolate GNS110a chromosome 6, iyMegRotu1, whole genome shotgun sequence DNA contains the following:
- the tn gene encoding tripartite motif containing protein thin isoform X1, with protein MEQFEQLLTCAICLDRYRNPKLLPCQHSFCMEPCMDGLVDYVRRQVKCPECRAEHRIPYQGVQAFPTNVTLQRFLELHIEITGELPDPTSGQTMERCGVCSEKSYCSLCVHCDKKCCPECKDAHMDILRREITRINSQIRRGLHRLQDALALVEKNTLGLQTNCASVAEEVDEIYRRLSKALKDRTEHLRNEVDRYLGSELRGLIQLKENLELEIANIQSNCDLAEAHINENVPWDDSELLDTKELFLRTVEFIRNFEYEAGDYSRRVRFVMAHDPNQLVLHVAGYGELNIKPETGSGGLLGSSSSLAPPGGSPGLMRSKSDHRLASQYRQQEEERLARNRYVPEYDYDAPEYEVPRNKSRYRSRFMRHRDGDDSDGDSRSTVRFTSTPQESSGLRERVLDTEDAARGPLSGIFRLTDSPRVMKKLQEYERAGKRKKEEPAPHPAPQQQQPAKPQVQVRKVPTAMARQTSEDDEISRIKKQNKSTAAAPATETVEERQPTQPPTPTHQTPRETPTEREPEEPARRPMPARRTSTDTHAPATRSASSDSSTGSESSGGSGIRSTGAPFTAEEMKQKYLSRAPSTNATSTVSSPPANAPAAAKDSGNASPASRAFQSRFLGTGNRAAPPPPTQTPAARDETGIKKKEEEEDEDEETSSSSEETESETEEESENDAHPPATGSSVTTPTAQDRQRSESAMARTDIGPLLARSAEARRGSKEDSPSTRYSSPRGSPAHSVTSPTATTTTTTGGAATAPAGYTSRTFSDGHDEPMIVSTDRVEDSEIAATNADYDIYGADGTKVKPQSNKRTHTDGSTDTDDTITSSPSSSSATKFESLEGSGYDSRVENRSEVNEDPLMEGRSGNDVSSSLFASNDRRGSLARPADPSLPDTRTSSPPDDSRETPDERKSRDESNIASDTGSSSGSDEETDEEEDESRDENSNIKKKTENTEKQNDGPTSEGKSDDSEEESTDSDSDDDSTVSNSPTNPPSENNYNSLDRYDNVKRRSSSILEEKSIEELFDDNGWVITDQDLQPESPQRISESSKPIDQRDSASNIESTERERETGHESNDEENGRRLSMSGSSQNSSRSRVYRQSSIGKNGWLVSDESENESDRATSPAENAERREMPERNADDARRRETVDKMSNDATTPVSTSRNKHRVRDKDSKVTTDNAWNIDENGWVILNKMNDASGDKNAENENTDETSTIRSQTTDLVTRTSIENGALVANATQSKETESSNEHEDTPGVNITIPMQMVSEQEQEPGGHDGESGAGTGTGTRTGTGERTGERAGTGTREGTREGSRKRTRAGKRKRTGERTRSRRGHRGRVASVNEVTVRGVEGKKTTTSSVQKLAQLRRR; from the exons ATGGAGCAGTTCGAGCAACTGCTGACGTGCGCGATATGCCTGGACCGATACAGGAACCCGAAGCTTTTACCATGCCAGCACAGCTTCTGCATGGAACCATGCATGGATGGCCTCGTTGACTACGTGCGTCGCCAGGTGAAATGTCCAGAATGCCGTGCAGAGCATCGTATACCTTACCAG GGTGTGCAGGCGTTCCCGACCAACGTGACCCTGCAACGATTCCTGGAATTGCACATCGAGATCACTGGAGAACTACCGGACCCAACCAGCGGCCAAACGATGGAACGGTGCGGCGTTTGCTCGGAGAAAAGCTACTGTTCCCTTTGCGTCCACTGTGATAAAAAGTGTTGTCCAGAATGCAAGGACGCTCACATGGACATCCTCAGGCGTGAAATTACGCGCATCAATTCCCAG ATACGCAGAGGGTTGCACAGGTTGCAGGACGCGTTGGCTTTGGTGGAAAAAAACACACTTGGTCTGCAAACAAACTGTGCCTCGGTCGCAGAAGAGGTGGACGAGATTTATCGGAGGCTGAGCAAGGCTTTGAAAGACCGTACGGAACATCTGCGTAACGAGGTCGATCGATACCTGGGCTCCGAGCTCAGAGGCCTGATTCAGCTCAAAGAGAATCTCGAATTGGAAATCGCGAATATCCAGAGCAACTGCGATCTGGCGGAGGCTCACATCAATGAAAACGTACCATGGGACGATTCCGAGCTCCTCGATACAAAAGAGCTCTTCCTCCGTACGGTGGAATTCATCAG GAACTTCGAGTACGAAGCGGGGGATTACAGTCGGCGAGTACGTTTCGTGATGGCTCACGATCCAAACCAGCTGGTCCTTCATGTAGCAGGATACGGCGAGCTGAATATTAAGCCGGAGACCGGAAGCGGAGGACTGCTAGGTAGTTCGAGCAGTTTAGCGCCTCCCGGAGGATCTCCTGGACTTATGAGGAGCAAAAGCGACCATCGGCTGGCTTCCCAATACCGGCAGCAAGAGGAGGAACGACTCGCGAGAAATCGATACGTCCCCGAATACGA TTACGATGCGCCGGAGTACGAAGTGCCGCGAAATAAATCGAGGTACAGGAGTCGGTTCATGCGACATCGTGACGGAGACGATTCCGACGGAGACTCGAGGTCGACCGTCAGGTTCACGTCGACGCCCCAGGAGTCGTCAGGGCTTCGCGAGCGTGTTCTGGACACGGAGGACGCGGCACGTGGACCGCTCTCCGGTATTTTTCGTCTCACGGACTCGCCCCGCGTGATGAAGAAGCTCCAAGAGTACGAGAGAGCCggcaagagaaagaaagaggaacCAGCGCCTCACCCCGCTCCGCAGCAACAGCAACCGGCGAAGCCTCAG GTACAGGTCAGGAAAGTGCCAACCGCGATGGCGAGGCAGACCAGCGAAGACGACGAGATTTCCAGGATCAAAAAGCAAAACAAGTCCACCGCGGCGGCACCTGCGACAGAAACGGTGGAAGAACGACAACCGACACAACCACCAACGCCCACGCACCAAACTCCGAGAGAAACGCCAACCGAACGAGAACCCGAGGAACCTGCACGAAGACCGATGCCTGCGAG GAGAACTTCGACGGATACCCACGCACCTGCGACGAGGAGCGCTTCGTCGGACTCGAGCACCGGCTCCGAGAGTTCTGGGGGCTCGGGAATCCGGAGCACAGGCGCCCCCTTCACCGCCGaggaaatgaaacaaaaatatttgtccAGGGCACCCTCCACAAACGCAACATCCACGGTTTCCTCGCCGCCAGCCAATGCACCGGCTGCAGCCAAAGATTCCGGCAACGCCTCGCCTGCGTCGCGAGCCTTTCAGAGTCGTTTTTTAGGCACAG GTAACCGTGCAGCTCCGCCACCACCCACGCAAACTCCGGCAGCACGAGATGAGACTGGcataaagaagaaagaagaagaggaggacgaGGACGAGGAAACGAGCAGTTCCTCGGAAGAGACGGAATCCGAGACCGAAGAGGAATCGGAAAACGACGCTCATCCTCCTGCGACGGGCTCTTCGGTGACGACGCCGACGGCACAGGATCGTCAGAGGAGCGAATCCGCGATGGCGAGGACAGACATCGGTCCTCTGCTTGCTCGCAGCGCTGAAGCGAGACGCGGCAGCAAAGAAGATTCACCGTCCACCAG GTATTCGTCGCCTAGAGGAAGTCCCGCGCACTCGGTGACGAGCCCGacagcgacgacgacgacgacgacgggcGGCGCCGCGACAGCACCGGCCGGCTACACCAGCAG GACGTTTAGTGACGGGCACGATGAACCGATGATCGTGTCAACCGATCGTGTCGAGGATTCGGAAATCGCGGCTACGAACGCGGATTACGATATTTACGGTGCGGACGGAACGAAGGTTAAACCGCAGTCGAACAAACGAACCCACACGGACGGTAGTACGGACACCGACGACACGATCACCTCATCACCCTCCTCCTCCTCCGCGACTAAATTCGAAAGTCTCGAAGGTAGCGGTTACGATAGTCGAGTAGAGAACCGCAGCGAGGTCAACGAAGACCCGTTAATGGAAGGTCGTTCGGGGAACGACGTGAGCTCTTCGTTATTCGCGAGCAACGATCGACGAGGATCGCTGGCTCGTCCCGCTGACCCATCGCTCCCGGATACTCGAACCTCGAGTCCTCCGGATGACTCGCGAGAAACGCCCGATGAGAGGAAATCTCGCGACGAATCGAACATTGCCAGTGACACGGGGAGCAGTTCCGGAAGCGACGAGGAGACCGACGAGGAAGAAGACGAGTCCCGAGACGAGAACAGTAACATAAAGAAGAAGACTGAGAATACGGAGAAACAGAATGACGGTCCAACCTCCGAGGGCAAAAGCGACGATTCGGAAGAAGAGTCGACCGATTCGGATAGCGACGACGACAGCACCGTTTCGAATTCACCGACGAACCCTCCTTCCGAGAATAATTATAACAGCCTGGATCGATACGACAACGTGAAACGTCGAAGTTCTTCGATCCTCGAGGAGAAAAGTATCGAGGAACTGTTCGACGATAACGGATGGGTGATCACCGATCAAGATCTACAGCCGGAAAGTCCTCAGAGAATTTCGGAAAGTTCGAAACCGATCGATCAACGCGACTCCGCGTCGAATATCGAGTCGACGGAGCGCGAGCGGGAAACGGGCCACGAGAGCAACGACGAGGAGAACGGCAGGAGATTGAGCATGTCGGGATCGTCGCAGAATTCGTCGAGGAGTCGAGTGTACAGGCAGAGCAGCATCGGTAAGAACGGATGGTTGGTGTCTGACGAGTCCGAGAACGAATCCGACAGAGCCACTTCGCCGGCGGAGAACGCGGAACGTCGAGAGATGCCGGAGAGGAACGCGGACGACGCTCGGAGGAGAGAAACCGTGGACAAGATGTCGAACGACGCTACAACGCCGGTATCAACGAGCAGGAACAAACACAGGGTACGTGATAAAGATTCGAAAGTGACGACCGATAACGCGTGGAACATCGACGAGAACGGATGGGTGATACTGAACAAGATGAACGACGCGTCCGGCGACAAAAACGCGGAGAATGAAAACACGGACGAGACGAGCACGATTCGTTCCCAAACGACCGACCTCGTAACGAGAACTAGCATTGAGAACGGTGCATTAGTCGCGAACGCTACCCAATCGAAAGAGACCGAAAGTTCCAACGAGCACGAGGACACGCCTGGTGTCAATATCACTATACCGATGCAAATG
- the tn gene encoding tripartite motif containing protein thin isoform X5, with protein MEQFEQLLTCAICLDRYRNPKLLPCQHSFCMEPCMDGLVDYVRRQVKCPECRAEHRIPYQGVQAFPTNVTLQRFLELHIEITGELPDPTSGQTMERCGVCSEKSYCSLCVHCDKKCCPECKDAHMDILRREITRINSQIRRGLHRLQDALALVEKNTLGLQTNCASVAEEVDEIYRRLSKALKDRTEHLRNEVDRYLGSELRGLIQLKENLELEIANIQSNCDLAEAHINENVPWDDSELLDTKELFLRTVEFIRNFEYEAGDYSRRVRFVMAHDPNQLVLHVAGYGELNIKPETGSGGLLGSSSSLAPPGGSPGLMRSKSDHRLASQYRQQEEERLARNRYVPEYDYDAPEYEVPRNKSRYRSRFMRHRDGDDSDGDSRSTVRFTSTPQESSGLRERVLDTEDAARGPLSGIFRLTDSPRVMKKLQEYERAGKRKKEEPAPHPAPQQQQPAKPQVQVRKVPTAMARQTSEDDEISRIKKQNKSTAAAPATETVEERQPTQPPTPTHQTPRETPTEREPEEPARRPMPARRTSTDTHAPATRSASSDSSTGSESSGGSGIRSTGAPFTAEEMKQKYLSRAPSTNATSTVSSPPANAPAAAKDSGNASPASRAFQSRFLGTGNRAAPPPPTQTPAARDETGIKKKEEEEDEDEETSSSSEETESETEEESENDAHPPATGSSVTTPTAQDRQRSESAMARTDIGPLLARSAEARRGSKEDSPSTRYSSPRGSPAHSVTSPTATTTTTTGGAATAPAGYTSRTFSDGHDEPMIVSTDRVEDSEIAATNADYDIYGADGTKVKPQSNKRTHTDGSTDTDDTITSSPSSSSATKFESLEGSGYDSRVENRSEVNEDPLMEGRSGNDVSSSLFASNDRRGSLARPADPSLPDTRTSSPPDDSRETPDERKSRDESNIASDTGSSSGSDEETDEEEDESRDENSNIKKKTENTEKQNDGPTSEGKSDDSEEESTDSDSDDDSTVSNSPTNPPSENNYNSLDRYDNVKRRSSSILEEKSIEELFDDNGWVITDQDLQPESPQRISESSKPIDQRDSASNIESTERERETGHESNDEENGRRLSMSGSSQNSSRSRVYRQSSIGKNGWLVSDESENESDRATSPAENAERREMPERNADDARRRETVDKMSNDATTPVSTSRNKHRVSEQEQEPGGHDGESGAGTGTGTRTGTGERTGERAGTGTREGTREGSRKRTRAGKRKRTGERTRSRRGHRGRVASVNEVTVRGVEGKKTTTSSVQKLAQLRRR; from the exons ATGGAGCAGTTCGAGCAACTGCTGACGTGCGCGATATGCCTGGACCGATACAGGAACCCGAAGCTTTTACCATGCCAGCACAGCTTCTGCATGGAACCATGCATGGATGGCCTCGTTGACTACGTGCGTCGCCAGGTGAAATGTCCAGAATGCCGTGCAGAGCATCGTATACCTTACCAG GGTGTGCAGGCGTTCCCGACCAACGTGACCCTGCAACGATTCCTGGAATTGCACATCGAGATCACTGGAGAACTACCGGACCCAACCAGCGGCCAAACGATGGAACGGTGCGGCGTTTGCTCGGAGAAAAGCTACTGTTCCCTTTGCGTCCACTGTGATAAAAAGTGTTGTCCAGAATGCAAGGACGCTCACATGGACATCCTCAGGCGTGAAATTACGCGCATCAATTCCCAG ATACGCAGAGGGTTGCACAGGTTGCAGGACGCGTTGGCTTTGGTGGAAAAAAACACACTTGGTCTGCAAACAAACTGTGCCTCGGTCGCAGAAGAGGTGGACGAGATTTATCGGAGGCTGAGCAAGGCTTTGAAAGACCGTACGGAACATCTGCGTAACGAGGTCGATCGATACCTGGGCTCCGAGCTCAGAGGCCTGATTCAGCTCAAAGAGAATCTCGAATTGGAAATCGCGAATATCCAGAGCAACTGCGATCTGGCGGAGGCTCACATCAATGAAAACGTACCATGGGACGATTCCGAGCTCCTCGATACAAAAGAGCTCTTCCTCCGTACGGTGGAATTCATCAG GAACTTCGAGTACGAAGCGGGGGATTACAGTCGGCGAGTACGTTTCGTGATGGCTCACGATCCAAACCAGCTGGTCCTTCATGTAGCAGGATACGGCGAGCTGAATATTAAGCCGGAGACCGGAAGCGGAGGACTGCTAGGTAGTTCGAGCAGTTTAGCGCCTCCCGGAGGATCTCCTGGACTTATGAGGAGCAAAAGCGACCATCGGCTGGCTTCCCAATACCGGCAGCAAGAGGAGGAACGACTCGCGAGAAATCGATACGTCCCCGAATACGA TTACGATGCGCCGGAGTACGAAGTGCCGCGAAATAAATCGAGGTACAGGAGTCGGTTCATGCGACATCGTGACGGAGACGATTCCGACGGAGACTCGAGGTCGACCGTCAGGTTCACGTCGACGCCCCAGGAGTCGTCAGGGCTTCGCGAGCGTGTTCTGGACACGGAGGACGCGGCACGTGGACCGCTCTCCGGTATTTTTCGTCTCACGGACTCGCCCCGCGTGATGAAGAAGCTCCAAGAGTACGAGAGAGCCggcaagagaaagaaagaggaacCAGCGCCTCACCCCGCTCCGCAGCAACAGCAACCGGCGAAGCCTCAG GTACAGGTCAGGAAAGTGCCAACCGCGATGGCGAGGCAGACCAGCGAAGACGACGAGATTTCCAGGATCAAAAAGCAAAACAAGTCCACCGCGGCGGCACCTGCGACAGAAACGGTGGAAGAACGACAACCGACACAACCACCAACGCCCACGCACCAAACTCCGAGAGAAACGCCAACCGAACGAGAACCCGAGGAACCTGCACGAAGACCGATGCCTGCGAG GAGAACTTCGACGGATACCCACGCACCTGCGACGAGGAGCGCTTCGTCGGACTCGAGCACCGGCTCCGAGAGTTCTGGGGGCTCGGGAATCCGGAGCACAGGCGCCCCCTTCACCGCCGaggaaatgaaacaaaaatatttgtccAGGGCACCCTCCACAAACGCAACATCCACGGTTTCCTCGCCGCCAGCCAATGCACCGGCTGCAGCCAAAGATTCCGGCAACGCCTCGCCTGCGTCGCGAGCCTTTCAGAGTCGTTTTTTAGGCACAG GTAACCGTGCAGCTCCGCCACCACCCACGCAAACTCCGGCAGCACGAGATGAGACTGGcataaagaagaaagaagaagaggaggacgaGGACGAGGAAACGAGCAGTTCCTCGGAAGAGACGGAATCCGAGACCGAAGAGGAATCGGAAAACGACGCTCATCCTCCTGCGACGGGCTCTTCGGTGACGACGCCGACGGCACAGGATCGTCAGAGGAGCGAATCCGCGATGGCGAGGACAGACATCGGTCCTCTGCTTGCTCGCAGCGCTGAAGCGAGACGCGGCAGCAAAGAAGATTCACCGTCCACCAG GTATTCGTCGCCTAGAGGAAGTCCCGCGCACTCGGTGACGAGCCCGacagcgacgacgacgacgacgacgggcGGCGCCGCGACAGCACCGGCCGGCTACACCAGCAG GACGTTTAGTGACGGGCACGATGAACCGATGATCGTGTCAACCGATCGTGTCGAGGATTCGGAAATCGCGGCTACGAACGCGGATTACGATATTTACGGTGCGGACGGAACGAAGGTTAAACCGCAGTCGAACAAACGAACCCACACGGACGGTAGTACGGACACCGACGACACGATCACCTCATCACCCTCCTCCTCCTCCGCGACTAAATTCGAAAGTCTCGAAGGTAGCGGTTACGATAGTCGAGTAGAGAACCGCAGCGAGGTCAACGAAGACCCGTTAATGGAAGGTCGTTCGGGGAACGACGTGAGCTCTTCGTTATTCGCGAGCAACGATCGACGAGGATCGCTGGCTCGTCCCGCTGACCCATCGCTCCCGGATACTCGAACCTCGAGTCCTCCGGATGACTCGCGAGAAACGCCCGATGAGAGGAAATCTCGCGACGAATCGAACATTGCCAGTGACACGGGGAGCAGTTCCGGAAGCGACGAGGAGACCGACGAGGAAGAAGACGAGTCCCGAGACGAGAACAGTAACATAAAGAAGAAGACTGAGAATACGGAGAAACAGAATGACGGTCCAACCTCCGAGGGCAAAAGCGACGATTCGGAAGAAGAGTCGACCGATTCGGATAGCGACGACGACAGCACCGTTTCGAATTCACCGACGAACCCTCCTTCCGAGAATAATTATAACAGCCTGGATCGATACGACAACGTGAAACGTCGAAGTTCTTCGATCCTCGAGGAGAAAAGTATCGAGGAACTGTTCGACGATAACGGATGGGTGATCACCGATCAAGATCTACAGCCGGAAAGTCCTCAGAGAATTTCGGAAAGTTCGAAACCGATCGATCAACGCGACTCCGCGTCGAATATCGAGTCGACGGAGCGCGAGCGGGAAACGGGCCACGAGAGCAACGACGAGGAGAACGGCAGGAGATTGAGCATGTCGGGATCGTCGCAGAATTCGTCGAGGAGTCGAGTGTACAGGCAGAGCAGCATCGGTAAGAACGGATGGTTGGTGTCTGACGAGTCCGAGAACGAATCCGACAGAGCCACTTCGCCGGCGGAGAACGCGGAACGTCGAGAGATGCCGGAGAGGAACGCGGACGACGCTCGGAGGAGAGAAACCGTGGACAAGATGTCGAACGACGCTACAACGCCGGTATCAACGAGCAGGAACAAACACAGG
- the LOC143264704 gene encoding Golgi-associated plant pathogenesis-related protein 1-like translates to MENFPENFVLAFLQLHNQYRAKHDAPPLQIDEKLNEYAQEWADSLAENGILEYRPETKYGENVYRSTWKKTERDLKPTNPLEEWLDSFLSIAL, encoded by the exons ATGGA GAACTTCCCTGAAAATTTCGTTCTCGCCTTCCTCCAGTTGCATAATCAGTACCGAGCTAAACACGATGCCCCTCCGTTACAAATCGACGAAAAA CTGAACGAGTACGCGCAAGAATGGGCTGACTCTCTAGCCGAAAATGGTATTTTGGAGTATAGACCAGAGACGAAATACGGCGAAAATGTATACAGAAGTACTTGGAAGAAGACCGAGCGCGATCTGAAGCCGACGAATCCACTGGAAGAATGGTTAGATAGTTTTCTCTCGATTGCTTTGTGA